One Amaranthus tricolor cultivar Red isolate AtriRed21 chromosome 10, ASM2621246v1, whole genome shotgun sequence genomic window carries:
- the LOC130824917 gene encoding putative two-component response regulator ARR21, whose product MNKTNPLIIDMFVCSLLYLNTGAVPKKILEFMNEPGLTREHVASHLQKYRLYLKQICEAKARDQDGMPYNWNQTPFRSGFTWTQFPTLAHNSYLLNYASALSLSKVSASKTKKKINANTKVRHNFNNQPTYEIGSSSSSSQGFSTWFNNTNTLDQPMTRSEHLMRPFILESCLVEEENQNQRNFRDDNDLEGFVAPRMSNVAQPQCGYSNVARSSSAQAQIDGGFSRSYGCFIDNEIDNYYNNMLLQPQQSSTDVAPHPYQVNNFVGNMNNFVPQSDLYMTGIPNYVAQQMTPMENMYSFSGQHSQQGPSMTNICDFGGKSEYVNMGNYCGQPGVGFSMANMYNFGAQPHAYNVSQMPYFGEQQPPYVRNMCNFIQQHRPLVDEKTKLQPHMSNMSNFLGKSHVDYGVMNTDSNEIVEQELEPTMLDENMSNLNISAICTEVETPYSMVDNVLLNVDRPQDINNNDNKPSTQQVVVENQGHNINPRSDIEL is encoded by the exons ATGAATAAAACGAATCCGTTGATAATTGATATGTTTGTTTGTTCGCTGCTTTATTTGAATACAGGAGCGGTTCCGAAAAAGATTTTGGAGTTCATGAATGAGCCTGGACTTACTAGAGAGCATGTAGCAAGCCATTTGCAG AAGTACAGGCTTTATTTGAAGCAAATATGTGAAGCAAAGGCTAGAGATCAAGATGGCATGCCATATAATTGGAATCAAACACCATTTAGGTCAGGCTTTACATGGACCCAATTCCCAACTTTAGCTCACAATAGCTACTTGCTAAACTATGCTAGTGCTTTAAGCCTATCAAAAGTGTCAGCATCAAAAACTAAGAAGAAAATCAATGCTAATACTAAAGTGAGACACAATTTTAACAATCAACCCACATATGAAAttggttcatcatcatcatcatctcaaGGTTTTAGTACCTGGTTTAACAATACTAATACATTGGATCAACCGATGACTCGTTCTGAACACCTTATGCGACCATTCATTTTGGAAAGTTGTTTGGTGGAGgaagaaaatcaaaaccaaagAAATTTTCGTGATGATAATGATTTAGAAGGTTTCGTAGCCCCAAGGATGTCAAATGTCGCGCAACCTCAATGTGGGTACTCAAATGTTGCACGAAGTTCAAGTGCACAAGCTCAAATTGATGGCGGATTTAGTAGATCTTACGGTTGTTTCATAGACAATGAAATAGACAATTATTACAACAATATGTTGCTGCAACCACAACAAAGTTCAACTGATGTTGCTCCTCATCCTTATCAGGTGAATAACTTTGTTGGGAATATGAACAACTTTGTTCCACAATCAGATTTGTATATGACCGGCATTCCAAACTATGTTGCACAACAAATGACTCCTATGGAAAATATGTACAGCTTTAGTGGGCAACATTCCCAGCAAGGTCCTAGTATGACTAACATATGCGACTTTGGTGGGAAATCTGAATATGTTAATATGGGCAACTATTGTGGGCAACCCGGTGTTGGATTTTCTATGGCCAATATGTACAACTTTGGAGCACAACCTCATGCTTATAATGTTTCCCAAATGCCCTACTTTGGAGAGCAACAACCACCTTATGTGCGCAATATGTGCAACTTTATTCAGCAACACCGCCCTTTGGTTGACGAAAAAACCAAACTACAACCTCATATGAGCAACATGTCCAACTTTCTTGGGAAATCTCATGTTGATTATGGTGTTATGAATACAGATTCAAATGAAATTGTGGAGCAAGAACTTGAACCTACTATGCTTGATGAAAACATGTCCAACTTGAACATTTCTGCTATTTGTACAGAAGTGGAGACTCCTTATAGCATGGTTGACAATGTCTTACTTAATGTTGATCGACCACAAGATATAAATAACAATGATAACAAACCTTCTACCCAACAAGTGGTTGTTGAAAATCAAggacacaacattaatcctagGTCGGACATTGAACTTTAA